CAATGGCAGTAGTAGCAGTTTTCTTATCAGGTCAAATCAGTTCTACGGCTTAGGAGCTATTTCTCCAGCTCATCCCACAATTCTGTAAGCTGCCTAATACCCTAAAACAAATCTTTATTCTGTTTAAGTCAATCAATGTAAATTCTGTCATCTGTAAATCAAGACTCCTGACTATTACAGAGGATGCTACGTCAACAGCTCTATAAAAACTTTTCTCCCTTTGGACTTTTCTGAGCACTGTTTCTCAAGTTTCAGTTATTCATGTACCATTTCCCCCTAAATTTATCATATATTCATATGACCCATATTATCTACCAAACACTGCTTTTAAACTGTTTCATATTTTACAGTATTTACTTATACGTCTTTTTTTTCAAGCTAGTACACATTAAAATACACCACCACCGAAACTGAAAGTTTAAATTTCCTTAAGAAGAAAAGTTAGCCCTGTCTCATgatgctcagtggattgagcaccagtctgcgaaccaaagtgttgaccggtttgattcccagtcagggaacatgcctggattgcagaccaggtccttACTTGGggctcgtgagaggcaaccacacattgatatttttctccctcccttcccttctctctaaaaataaatgaataaaatcttaagaaaaaaagaaagtttaccACCCCCCAAAACTAGTGGCCAATAATGTCATAGGATAAATTTCCAGGAGTGGAATGACtgagggacaaaaaaaaaacaaacccaccaCCCCACCCTTTTATACTGTACCAGCCCCTTCCTAAGCAGAGCTGACAGGTTGGAGGGACCAGGAGGCCAGAAATCTTAGCCAGTTTCTCATTTTACCTGAGCAATAAAATGACTTATATTATAGTGCAGTGCAGTCAAGTACACTTTTTTGAAGTTTAATAGTATTGGTTTCCGTAATCCCCAAtgctgttttctcacctgtaaaatgaaggaaataccAGTTCATATCAGTGAAACAATATAAAGCATTTGCCCAATGCCTGATCCATAAGCTCTAGTTTATTatgtctccctctcctctgagcttaaggtgtgtatgtgcgtgtataataaataaatatgctttcTCTGTCTGTGCCCAGACCCTATTGAATCATAATTTCTAAGGGGGAATCTATTTTAAACAAACGTGGTCTCCCTGGCTGGCGAGGCGTAGcagagtgagtgccagcctgccaatgGAAAAGTCATCGGctgcattcccagtcagggcacatgcctgggttgtgggccaggtcctcacttgggggagtgtgagaggcaactgcttgatgtatctctcacatgtggatgtttctctccctttctttctccctccattcccatctctaaaaaaaccccacatgcAGTCAAGTCAATTGAATCCTAGGATCTAATGAATTTTGGAAACATTAACCAGGATTAAATAAGCAGCTGCTATTATCCCAAGGTGATGAAATGATGGATATGAAAGTTAAAGGTTATATACTATCCTTGCACTCTTCATTCACTCAACAGACATCTACTGAGCACTTActgggtgcccagccctgccttctGCGCTGAGAAGAAAGACAGGGGGCTCCTCAAGGTGCCTGAGGCTGGTCCCTCCCTTTTGTTGTCATCACTAAAATTGGGTGGGTGGGGCAAAGAACAAGGGAACTATTCCTTTTACTGCTGAGGTGCGACGTGGGTGGACAGCAAAGCTTTGTCTGTCCCAGCAAGGCTGTGAACAAAAAGGGCGGGTATTTGATGGTTAAGGACTTTGCGACCTGGAGGTCCCCGGGGCCCCCTCCTACCTCCTGCCCAGCTCATTTACTCTCAGAGCAGGATGTCAGGATCTTTCAATGCAGTAGATATTACTACTGTAATCcctttttacagataagaaaacaaaggctCCGCGGAGACGATGTGTCATATTTGAACTCTACGCCGAAAAGCACCCAGGATCTTCTTCCTCAGCCTGGCTGCAAGACCTCGTCCTACTTCCCGCTGTGGCATAAAGGCCACCAGATCTCTCGTCAGACACGTGCAGTAGGTCTGGGTCGGACTCCCAGGGGCTTGGGACTTGGACGTTCCAGAGCAGTCCGTGCGGAGGGAGGCCGCCTCTGCCTCATGGAGGTCGGGACCCTCCCTCCGGACCCGGCCTAAACCCTACCTAATTCCTCGGCTAACCGGCCGCTCTGCGAACGACTAACCGAGTCCGTGAGTCTTCCGGCCACTGGTGCATTATGGGACACTCCACATTTCCCCCGGCTCCGCCGGGGAGAACTGCTTGACCCTCTTCCTCCCATGAGGCCCGAGGGGGGGTGTGGAAACCTCCGTCCTTACCCGCTTCCGAGAATAGCATTTACCTTTCTTGACGTCTTCCGTCCCGTGCCCGGAAGTTGGCGAAGATAGCCATAGAAATTGGTGGCTAGAGGCTCCCGGACTTGCCCTCCCGTCCTCACTTCCGCCGGAAGTGGCTGCCAGTCGCAATTGCCCTCTTGCTGCACGCGCGGGCGTCTGGTCGCCGGTACCCGGTTCGCGGGGAGTGAATACGACCATAATGGCAGCCACCACCCTGCTGCGCGCGACGCCCCTCTTCAgcggtgagggggtggggagcctgaTAGCGGTACAGGGACACGTGGGAGTCTCCTGGAGTGGCCGGGCTTGGACCCGCGCCTTGACTCCAAGCGTCTGCCCCGCAGGTCTCGGCGCCGGCTCTACCCCACTACTGCAGGGCTTGTTACAGCCGCTGAAGGCCCCGGCACTGACCCTCTTGTGCCGTGGCCTGGCCGTGGAGGCCAAGAAGACCTATGTGCGCGACAAGCCCCATGTGAATGTGGGTACCATCGGCCATGTGGACCACGGCAAGACCACACTGACCGCGGCCATCACGAAAAGTAAGCGGGGTTGCAGTTGGGCATCCAGCAACGCTAGCTCTGCAGGTGGGACCTGGAGCCATGGAGGTGGGGCCAGCAAAGTGGCTGCTGTTTAGTTTAGTTCCAGGAGCCAGAACTCCAATGAAGGTGGGTTGAAAGAAGCAGGAAACAGGTTTTCCCTGAATATGATGAACTTTGTGATGCATAAATTGGAGGACTCTGAAAGACCTCCCTCTGGCTATAGGAACTACCCTGTAAGCAGGGGCTTTACCCTCGAAGGTGGCTGAGCATACCCTTGAGGCTCTAGCATTTCTTTCTGACCGGTTCTATCTGTTGGAGGGTTTGAGGGAGGGGTCATCCTCCCAGGCTGTCCTTTGTTTCAGTGGGAGGGACTTAGGGGTGTGGCCCGAGTCCTGCCTCTACCTAGGGGACTTGAGCTGAGAgctgtgttcttttctctccctctccctttagTTTTAGCTGAGGGAGGTGGGGCCAAGTTTAAGAAGTATGAGGAGATTGACAATGCCCCTGAGGAGCGAGCCCGAGGCATCACCATCAATGCAGCTCATGTGGAGTATAGCACTGCTGCCCGCCACTACGCCCACACAGACTGCCCAGGTCACGCAGATTATGTTAAGGTGAGAGTGTCTCTGGGGACAGGGCCAGGAGCTGCCTCCTGTCAGGAGAAATGTTAGGTTTGTGGAGAGGAGGTTGATACTCAAGACATGAGGTTTGAGATTATGGATTTGTGGGCATGGCCCCTTAAAGTGGGTGGTGAGGAAATGGCAGAGAAAAGTGAGATTCAGTTCCTAACTGTTGTGCATGTCTAAATGGAGGTGGATCTGAGGAGGTCACTGAAATAGGCTGAGTGTATTCTTTCCTCTCCTACCCAGAATATGATTACAGGCACTGCCCCCCTTGACGGCTGCATCCTGGTGGTGGCAGCCAATGATGGCCCGATGCCCCAGACCCGAGAGCACTTATTACTGGCCAAACAGGTATGCAGAGCCTGGGTAGGAGTGGAAAGAGGAAGAGTGGGGTGTTGAGCCAGTTAGGACACCATCTCCCTCTTTCCCATCTACAGATTGGAGTAGAGCATGTTGTGGTGTATGTGAACAAGGCAGATGCCGTCCAGGACTCTGAGATGGTGGAGCTAGTCGAGCTGGAAATCCGGGAACTGCTCACTGAGTTTGGCTACAAAGGGGAGGACACCCCAGTCATCGTAGGCTCTGCCCTTTGTGCCCTTGAGGTGAAGGCAGGGTCAGGCAGGGGCTGCTGTGGTAGAGGATGGGGCTGGATAGGCATCCAGAGCTGTGCTTTGAGTCTGGGGAGTGGTTCTTGTTAAGCAGAAAGAGAATTTCAGAGTCCTGTCATTTCCCCATCCCTGCCACCCCAGCAACGTGACCCTGAGCTAGGCCTGAAGTCTGTGCAGAAGCTGCTGGATGCTGTGGACACTCACATCCCAGTGCCCACCCGGGATCTGGAGAAGCCTTTCCTGCTACCTGTAGAGTCAGTTTACTCTATCCCTGGTGAGGACTGTACTCATTTTcattgccccccctcccccgtcccatCAAGAGCCTCACCCACAGTCCCTGGTGTCCTGTCTTGTTCCTTCACAGGCCGGGGCACTGTGGTGACAGGTACACTAGAACGTGGCATTTTGAAGAAGGGAGATGAGTGTGAGTTCCTGGGACATAACAAGAACATTCGCACTGTGGTGACAGGTATAGGAAGAAAGCCTTGAGACCCAGGGACTCGCCCCAGGATGACCATTCCCTTTGCAGGTCCCTTGTGTCTTTCCTCTGCCCCAAACCATCCTCCcttgtctcttcttcctcctaGGCATTGAAATGTTCCACAAGAGCCtggagagggcagaggcaggtgaTAATCTTGGGGCCCTGGTTAGAGGCTTGAAGCGGGAAGACCTGAGACGTGGCCTGGTTATGGCCAAACCAGGTTCCATCCAGCCCCACCAGAAGGTGGAGGCACAGGTGAGGGCTCCGGGTGATGGTGGGCAGGGCTCACTGAGACAAACTGCCCCCTAGAGGTGGTGCTTCTAGCCACTTGCTCTGTCTTCCAGGTTTACATCCTCAGCAAAGAGGAAGGTGGCCGCCACAAGCCCTTTGTATCCCACTTTATGCCTGTCATGTTCTCCCTGACTTGGGACATGGCCTGTCGTATCATCTTACCTCCAGGGAAGGTGGGTATAGGGATGTGAAGGAGCACTGTGCATATCAGGTCTGCCTCACTTCCAGTTCTAAAGGTGTATGTGACAATGCGGGTGACTTTTTGTGGGGTGAAGAGAGGCTTGCTGATGTAGAACTAATGATGAAGGGCATGGACCAGTGGTTTTAGGAGGAGTGAGTCCTCACCTCATCCAGTATTCCCTAGGCTGAAGTAGATTAAAAACCTATCTCTATTAGAATTTACCCAAAAAGACTTCCCAGAAAAGGGTATTTCTTCTTAAGAGTTTCGCTATGCATAGGGCTTAGAGAGGTCAATGAGTAAGAAACCTGCATAACCCAAAATTGCCTCAACATTTCTCCTCAAGAATGCACCTTAGGGGAACACTGATCATTGgtcctttttttttgcctttgcatATCCTGTTTACATCTGCCTGACAGCTGGGATGAAGCTGTCCCCAGAAAGAGTAATCATCCTGCTGCATTTTCCCATAATCTTTCACCTTGATAGCCAACCAACAGTTGGAATGAAGGCACCTTGGAGGCCATGCATGATCCATTTCTGCCCCCTCCAGGAGCTTGCTATGCCTGGGGAGGACCTGAAGCTTAGCCTAATTTTGCGGCAGCCAATGATCTTAGAAAAAGGCCAGCGTTTTACTCTGCGAGATGGCAACCGGACCATTGGCACCGGCCTCGTCACTGACACGCCAGCCATGACTGAGGAGGACAAGAACATAAAGTGGAGTTGAGTCTGGACCTCTGCTCAGGCTTGTATGTTCAGGGCTGTGCTGGCCAGTGTTCTGTCCTGCTTCTGAGGCTCCCTTCCTAGGGCATAGGCTGCAACCCAGCAAAGTTGCAGCTAGACTGACACTTCCCCATGGCCTGCCAAGTGAGGTAGGTCAATAAACTGTTCTGTGAATAGTAAGCCAGCCTGGGTCTTGTGTCCTTTGTATAAGTTGGAAAGATGAGGAAgtataaaaaggaaacagaagcccAAAAGGTACCCTGGAGCCATTTTTACTGAGCTTTCTAGCCTCAGGTGTTCATCTCAATGGTAGAGGCTGGGAATGCTCCTCTTTGTAAAGCTATCAGCACGGCTGTAGCAACTTGGGAGAAACCCGAGTGTTGAAAAGTAGTCTAGTGAGCTTTGTATGCTACAGAAGGatattgctgccctggctggcatagctcattggattgaggacgggctgcaaaccaaagtgttgccagttcaattcccagtcagggcacatgcctgggtttcgggccaggaccctagtgggggacacatgagaggcaaccacacgttgatactgctctccctctctttttccctcccttcccctttctaaaaataaataaaatcttttttttttttaaaggatattgcTGGATATCATTCTGGGCGATAGTGTGAAAGGATTTCTCACTTGGAGCCAGCACTGGCTCAGCTCATCTCCTGGAGTGGTTACTAGGCATGTCATGTTTAGCTACCCTTGTGTAAGCCCTGATACTGGGGACTGTATCTTACCTATGGAACCAGCACTCTGCACCTAAGAGGTACTTGATTAACACAAAATCTGTGCTTAATGACCACTGTCATTAATTCCAAACAGGCTGGAGAAATTGCAGAATGAAGGTTTCACTTTCAATTTGAGATTTTATCAGGCATGGAGAGAATAAAATGCTGAGTAGATTTTTAAAGACTTCAATCGACTGACCAGGATGCTAacttgaaacaaaaaaaggtgATATTCAGGAGGGATTAATGGGCACACCTTTCAAATTTGGGTCCTGACAAATGCATATATTCAAGGCATCCTACTGACAAGCATCCCTGAGAGGGGAGGCTCTCCAATGTGAAAGCTATTTTGAGAAATTCAGAACCTGGTGActccagagaagagagaaacttGTGAGAGGCTCAAGGGAAGGAGAACTTAATTTAGGGCAGGTCTACTTGTTTTTTACCTTCAGTGTCCAAGGAGCTACTGAGAGTTTTCACAGGGATTCCTGTCTGGGTGGAGTATAGTTCCCTTCCAGCTCTTGAGATTTCTCCTCTTAGCATTTAAGTCAACACCAGTCTGCAGTTCTTCCTTAAAGCATCAAAAGGACTATGCAGTAACATCTGCAGTTAAATGACTTGCAGAATGAGACCCATCTCTTCATCTGTACATCAGACATCCTCAACCCAATTGAAGACTTTATTGCTTCTTCCATcactgccccccaaccccaactGACATCCCTAAAGAGCTCTTTAATTTGGGACCTCAGAACTGCCCATCTTAAGCAGCCAATCAGCTGCTAGAATCCTTTTTCATTTACCTCTAATATACCTCCCCTCTGTCCCTCAACCCCATGCTCATCCACCAGGTTTCAGATCCTCACACCCTGGGAATTCTTTCCCAATATCTAAACTTCATTCTTCCCACCCGGTCCATTTTCTCTGGCTTTGGTTCAAGCTGAAATTTCCCTGCTAAGGGTGTAATCTCCATTTCAGATACAAGAAAACCAAGGTTTGAGGAAGAATTCCCACTGctaccttaaaaagaaaaccccaaaacctCTGAAGTCTTTTCTCCATCCCATGCTTGGTTCTTGTCTTGCCCACAAACTCTAGTTTAACTGATTCCCCTAAACCTGACAACTCAGGTTCTGCCTCTCAACTTCTTCCACTGCCACTTCATTTTTACAGGCCCCACCCATAGGTCTCTGTTTCCAGTGACCATATACATTAATGTATTTCAGCTTAAAAGGGATAAACGATTCATTAGGACCAATTTTGGGGTGAGAAAACAGTGCCTGGGAGGTTAGGTGATCCATGTGGCAGTCAGAGCCAGAAGGGCAGAACCCTCAGGCTGTCCTGTCACACTGGCTCTGTCTTGGGAACCACATCATACATTTAAGACTGACAGCTCTTGGGTTTGTAACCAAGCAGACGGACCTGTTGTGGTGGTGCCTTGGTATAGGACCAGCAGTTAGTATTGGGAGCAACAAGTCTTTACTTACAACATTCCAatctggaggtggggggtggttgGCTTGGGGGTACTTCAGCTTGGAGCCCTTTCctatgagacccagcacttcccttgttcCCCCAGAAGCAAACCCAATAGTTCATATTCTTAAGCCAGTTGTGCAAACAGGTCTCCAGCCCTGCTGGAAGGTACCCAAGTCCCCCTTCTCATGCAGCATCTCTCTTCAGAATCTGGAGTATGATGTCCTCAGCCTCCACCTAACAGTCCAGGAAAACATGTGCTGTGTTACACTAGATCACGGTGAAACTCAGAGAAGGCACAGTCCCGAGTGTCCAGATAGTCAGGATTTGCAGGGCAGGTCAGCACCTTGCAGGGGCAATCTTTGAAGTCCTCTAGAGCCTGCACAATCAAAGCAGCATGCTTGCTGTCATATTAGTCCAGAGGACCAGCTCCTATAACCAACATGGCTCCTCTCTACCTTCACTATCAGCTGCATCATGGTTCCTCCTCACTCTTCAAATGGCTGCTCACCCTTAGTTTAAATCCTGACTCAGGGCCTCTTGTGTGACCTCTAACTCCCCACACAATGAGTTACATTTGCCAGTTTTCTGTGGTTTACATTCTCTCGGCTGCCATCCAGTCAGGGTAAGAGTGACTCAATGATCCAGGGGGGAACCAGCTATGTCAAGAGTCAGGATCCAGTCTGAAAGTCATGCCCACCTTGTCCCAAGGCAGTAGCACAGCTAAACTAGCTAAGTTGCCAGTGCAATGCAAAGTGCTCAATCCTATCATTTgctcttccccatcccccaaaCAAGGTTTGGGGGATGGCTTTGGGGACCTATAAGTCTACATCCCTGTTTCAGGTTGGCCAAACTTCATTTGGTTTTTCTCGATGACACTAGTCTCAATGACTGTagcttgtctttaacttcatttgaaacacttttgttagactgtgacagctgtcacatcagcatgaattcaaaaacatcaaaattggtgaatttttgtgtagccattttaatattatagaaaaaaataagctatttGAAGAATGGTAAAATGCCACTGAAACGCGtaaaaagatttgtgcattgTATGAGGGTGTcatgaatgtgtcaaaaatggtttacaaagttttgtgctggagatttctcgctagATGATGGTCCACGGCTGGGTAGATTGGCTGAGGCCGACAAACTGAgatattaactgagaacaatgtTATACCCacgatagctgacatactcaaagtacCCAAATTGATAAAATTActagagaaaatgaaagatgtcttattttacagaaaaaacggaagatactttttggccaacccaatacagtATCTCTATTCTCTAAAGAGGAAACTAGACGCAGGTTAagttagtttaaaattttattttttttaattttttaaatatttttatgtaataaaaagtaaaagtccTGTCCAACCATCCTTGTGGGATATCTGTCTCTCACACAGATCACTCAAGTTAATGGGGAAGGAAGAACATGGGGCCCAAGTCTGAcattataaataatagaaaataaaagatcttTTGTCTCCAGCAGGGGTAAGAGGATGGGAGGGCAagatggggtggggatgggcaggggcagagtaggaacccccccacccccgctggacCCTGGCCCACCCACTTTGAGGCCTCTCCCATTCAAGGTGCTTGGCAGGAatcccccagctcccccaggggaAAGGGGAGATTGGGGGGCTGGGACTGGTCCGAGCTGCTGGGGGAAGAGACATAGATCACTCTTCCCTCCACTCATGGAGGTCTCAGGTCGCGGCCAGGACAATCTTCAGTTCCCCGGGGGGTGGAAGGGGAGCTGCTGGGAGGGATGAGATTGAACTGGttggaggggaaagagaagagagcaggAGCATTAGAACCCAAGCAGCTGTCCCTTCATCCAATGCCGtccagtgtggggtgtggggggagtgtTTGGGTAGGAGCGGCCTCCTCAAGGTGTCTCATGGGGCTGTCAGAAGCACAGATCAAACACTGTTTCCCAGTGAGCCAGAGCCCTTACTTGTGTGCCCAGCtcagccccccacaccccagcctggccctgtcTGCTGCGCTGACCTTACCTCGGCTAAGTCAGGAGACAGTCGGGGTCACTGAGAGctggggaggcagtggggaggggggctgctggaTCACAACTGAGCGAGGACGGAGGGAAGCAAAGGACAGAGCCAGGAGCAAGCCCCTGGCGGCGGCGACTGTGGCTTCTGCCCACCCTACATACTTCACAGACAGGTGCAGGTCGGCGGGCGCCCTGTGGGACAGCCCTGCCTCCAAgacccctcactccccacccagAACCCGTGCATCCTGCCCCACCTGCAGCCCATCAGCTCTTCCATGCCAAATTCCCCCAGCTAACGAGAACTCACGAATCCTGTCATCGGCTCCTCCTGGAAATCCAGGCGCCTGGCCAGGCTGCTCACCTTGGGGGTGTCCGATGTAGGGGTAGGGTGAGGGTGTGGAAGCTGAGAGTGCAGGCACCCCACTCTGGGGCACTGCGCCTTGGGGGGGACCCCCATGGCTCTGGGGTGGgtgcagcagcatcacctggggcgggtggggagccccagggtgagggggcggggctgctgtgaTTCCAGTTTGGACATGGGCCTGCAGAAAACAGAAAGTAGCTGGGATTACCGCAGAAGCTTGACACAGGTGCCGAGAATCCTAGTGTCAGGAACACTACGTAAAGGTGGCACTGGGAACTCAGGAATGGGATAGCATCATGGCTCAGGTCCTCATAGCAAAACAGGCCCAGATGAAGCAGGTCCCCTGGGCTCTTACCTGGGTAACATGGGCCATGTTGGTGAAGCCGTGGGGCAGCTGCTGGTGGGCATGGATGGCATACACAGCAGCTGGTTGGGGGAAGCTGCTCTGAGGGGACTGGGCAGAAGGTCCCGGTGGCAGAGAAGGTGGCGTGCCTGTCAAGGCCCCTGGGTGGTACAGATTCTGCTGTGGCTGTCCACTGCCCAGGTGTggggcctgccctgcctggtgctgtcaggggggaggggaagggtcagtGCCACCCACTCCTCTGATACCCAGGCCTTCTACCCACTGACCTGATCCTCCCTGCTGAGAAAACGTCCCAAGctctattcctttttttaagCCACACATTTCTGCCCCAACCACTGAGATCCCCCATGGCAGGCACCTGGACAGGACTGGGGGCTGCATGCTGGGACTGTGGCTGGCTCCCAGTAGGTGTGGTGGCTGGCTGTGGCTGGTGGGCATGGAGCTGTGTGGCATGGTGTGGATAGGACTGGTGAACAGTGGCTACAgtaggaaggagagaaaaatcagtgctgAGCACACTAGAGGGGACTGAGAAGCACAGCCTGAAAGGGGAGGGTCCAGTAGTACTCACCATAAAGGGCTTGGGGCGTGGGCTGCTCTGCAGAAGGGTACTGAGGGGTAGAGGATGACACAATGGCTTGGGGATGGCTGCCCGATGTCAGCATGCGCGGATTGCTCTGAAGCATGGGGGCAAACACCGGCTGGAACAGCAAGAAGAGAAATGGTTGGCACAGCACAGGACGTGGAGGGCATAACCTCTGCAGAGCACTGCTCTGGCCTTGTCACAACTACCTTGTCAAACATTCACAATATACTTATATAGTATATTCACAACTAACTTATATCGATGCTATCTTATCAACACTTTATTTAATTTGTGGGTGGGGTGCGACAATGACAACGATAAGTAAGGCTTAAGTTTTTAAGTGCCTTGCAACAGGTCCTTCCAGAGAGAGGACTGAAGCGTAAACCTGACACCACAACCCAGAACACTGCATGCCTCTCATCCAGCTCCTCTGAGTCAGGGAGGTGAAGATAGGATCTCTAGCAGGGCCTCTGTACCCCAATGTCCCTCCTG
This sequence is a window from Phyllostomus discolor isolate MPI-MPIP mPhyDis1 chromosome 3, mPhyDis1.pri.v3, whole genome shotgun sequence. Protein-coding genes within it:
- the TUFM gene encoding elongation factor Tu, mitochondrial isoform X2, which codes for MAATTLLRATPLFSGLGAGSTPLLQGLLQPLKAPALTLLCRGLAVEAKKTYVRDKPHVNVGTIGHVDHGKTTLTAAITKILAEGGGAKFKKYEEIDNAPEERARGITINAAHVEYSTAARHYAHTDCPGHADYVKNMITGTAPLDGCILVVAANDGPMPQTREHLLLAKQIGVEHVVVYVNKADAVQDSEMVELVELEIRELLTEFGYKGEDTPVIVGSALCALEQRDPELGLKSVQKLLDAVDTHIPVPTRDLEKPFLLPVESVYSIPGRGTVVTGIEMFHKSLERAEAGDNLGALVRGLKREDLRRGLVMAKPGSIQPHQKVEAQVYILSKEEGGRHKPFVSHFMPVMFSLTWDMACRIILPPGKELAMPGEDLKLSLILRQPMILEKGQRFTLRDGNRTIGTGLVTDTPAMTEEDKNIKWS
- the TUFM gene encoding elongation factor Tu, mitochondrial isoform X1 — its product is MAATTLLRATPLFSGLGAGSTPLLQGLLQPLKAPALTLLCRGLAVEAKKTYVRDKPHVNVGTIGHVDHGKTTLTAAITKILAEGGGAKFKKYEEIDNAPEERARGITINAAHVEYSTAARHYAHTDCPGHADYVKNMITGTAPLDGCILVVAANDGPMPQTREHLLLAKQIGVEHVVVYVNKADAVQDSEMVELVELEIRELLTEFGYKGEDTPVIVGSALCALEQRDPELGLKSVQKLLDAVDTHIPVPTRDLEKPFLLPVESVYSIPGRGTVVTGTLERGILKKGDECEFLGHNKNIRTVVTGIEMFHKSLERAEAGDNLGALVRGLKREDLRRGLVMAKPGSIQPHQKVEAQVYILSKEEGGRHKPFVSHFMPVMFSLTWDMACRIILPPGKELAMPGEDLKLSLILRQPMILEKGQRFTLRDGNRTIGTGLVTDTPAMTEEDKNIKWS